Proteins encoded together in one Camelina sativa cultivar DH55 chromosome 9, Cs, whole genome shotgun sequence window:
- the LOC104714328 gene encoding F-box/FBD/LRR-repeat protein At1g80470 isoform X2, which produces MATTSVNQRRSDRISGLPDDLLRRILSNLSTKDSVRTSVLSNRWRYLWKHVPTLDLDSRGLKYFFDTFMEESNQNVKLERFRWVYDADVEEHCETSFVSLIDDVVNRGVSHMTLVSKVDAPDSVRMPLSLYSCATLVSLTLYGVALDAPPKSELVSLPCLKTMHLEAVKFDGALIFETLVSRCSAINELIIVTHPHDHLGVVCVRSPSLRLFKLESMREEGGDPEVKIYAPKLEYMSIINYQSESFIVQSIGPYAKVNIDLHFDVEEDDDDDMILGFLTAISTVREMTISARTLEIADCYGLDPLPQFFNLTSLHALLPESSWEMFATFLGYCPNLNSLDLEFDGLPETEEIKDSFVPQCFKSSVKFVLLKIPTIVTKTSSKMQLARYFIRECLVLSKLMLNESFRNVINKVKKIPKRVTGCEVVMLNPAYEVSSHGSSVLPMIYENMFIPKILDD; this is translated from the exons ATGGCTACAACATCTGTAAACCAGAGGCGATCCGATAGGATAAGCGGTTTACCCGATGATCTGCTACGTCGTATCCTTTCTAATCTCTCCACCAAGGATTCTGTTCGCACTAGCGTTTTGTCTAACCGATGGAGATATCTATGGAAACACGTTCCTACGCTGGACCTGGACTCCAGGGGTTTGAAGTACTTCTTTGATACTTTTATGGAGGAGTCTAACCAAAATGTCAAATTGGAGAGATTCAGGTGGGTTTATGACGCGGACGTCGAAGAGCATTGTGAGACTTCTTTCGTGTCTCTCATCGATGATGTCGTTAACCGTGGAGTTTCTCATATGACACTTGTCAGTAAGGTTGATGCCCCGGATTCGGTGAGGATGCCTCTCTCCCTTTACTCATGTGCGACGCTGGTGAGTTTAACCCTCTATGGTGTAGCCTTGGATGCTCCTCCTAAATCAGAATTGGTTTCTTTGCCTTGCCTCAAGACTATGCATCTCGAAGCCGTCAAGTTTGATGGAGCCTTGATATTTGAGACTCTCGTATCAAGATGCTCAGCTATCAATGAGTTAATCATAGTCACGCATCCTCATGATCATCTCGGAGTTGTTTGTGTGCGTTCTCCGTCACTAAGACTCTTCAAACTAGAGTCTATGCGTGAGGAAGGTGGAGATCCTGAGGTTAAAATTTATGCTCCCAAACTCGAGTACATGAGTATCATCAATTACCAATCTGAGAGTTTCATAGTTCAGAGTATTGGTCCTTATGCTAAGGTGAACATCGATCTTCACTTTGATgtagaggaggatgatgatgatgatatgatccTTGGTTTTCTCACAGCCATATCCACAGTCCGTGAAATGACAATCTCTGCTCGAACACTAGAG ATCGCTGATTGTTACGGATTAGATCCGCTGCCTCAGTTCTTTAACTTGACTAGCTTGCATGCTTTGTTGCCTGAGTCTTCTTGGGAAATGTTTGCAACGTTTCTTGGTTACTGCCCGAATCTGAACTCACTTGACTTG GAATTCGACGGTCTTCCAGAGACAGAGGAGATTAAAGACTCATTTGTTCCTCAGTGTTTCAAGTCATCTGTCAAGTTTGTTCTATTGAAGATACCTACCATAGTTACAAAGACATCAAGCAAGATGCAGCTAGCAAGATACTTTATAAGGGAGTGTCTAGTTTTGAGTAAACTGATGCTAAATGAAAGTTTCAGAAACGTCATCAATAAAGTCAAAAAGATTCCAAAACGGGTTACAGGGTGTGAAGTTGTCATGCTAAATCCAGCTTACGAGGTTAGTTCTCATGGATCCAGTGTATTGCCAATGATCTACGAAAACATGTTCATTCCAAAAATACTTGATGACTAA
- the LOC104714328 gene encoding F-box/FBD/LRR-repeat protein At1g80470 isoform X1, with amino-acid sequence MATTSVNQRRSDRISGLPDDLLRRILSNLSTKDSVRTSVLSNRWRYLWKHVPTLDLDSRGLKYFFDTFMEESNQNVKLERFRWVYDADVEEHCETSFVSLIDDVVNRGVSHMTLVSKVDAPDSVRMPLSLYSCATLVSLTLYGVALDAPPKSELVSLPCLKTMHLEAVKFDGALIFETLVSRCSAINELIIVTHPHDHLGVVCVRSPSLRLFKLESMREEGGDPEVKIYAPKLEYMSIINYQSESFIVQSIGPYAKVNIDLHFDVEEDDDDDMILGFLTAISTVREMTISARTLEKIADCYGLDPLPQFFNLTSLHALLPESSWEMFATFLGYCPNLNSLDLEFDGLPETEEIKDSFVPQCFKSSVKFVLLKIPTIVTKTSSKMQLARYFIRECLVLSKLMLNESFRNVINKVKKIPKRVTGCEVVMLNPAYEVSSHGSSVLPMIYENMFIPKILDD; translated from the exons ATGGCTACAACATCTGTAAACCAGAGGCGATCCGATAGGATAAGCGGTTTACCCGATGATCTGCTACGTCGTATCCTTTCTAATCTCTCCACCAAGGATTCTGTTCGCACTAGCGTTTTGTCTAACCGATGGAGATATCTATGGAAACACGTTCCTACGCTGGACCTGGACTCCAGGGGTTTGAAGTACTTCTTTGATACTTTTATGGAGGAGTCTAACCAAAATGTCAAATTGGAGAGATTCAGGTGGGTTTATGACGCGGACGTCGAAGAGCATTGTGAGACTTCTTTCGTGTCTCTCATCGATGATGTCGTTAACCGTGGAGTTTCTCATATGACACTTGTCAGTAAGGTTGATGCCCCGGATTCGGTGAGGATGCCTCTCTCCCTTTACTCATGTGCGACGCTGGTGAGTTTAACCCTCTATGGTGTAGCCTTGGATGCTCCTCCTAAATCAGAATTGGTTTCTTTGCCTTGCCTCAAGACTATGCATCTCGAAGCCGTCAAGTTTGATGGAGCCTTGATATTTGAGACTCTCGTATCAAGATGCTCAGCTATCAATGAGTTAATCATAGTCACGCATCCTCATGATCATCTCGGAGTTGTTTGTGTGCGTTCTCCGTCACTAAGACTCTTCAAACTAGAGTCTATGCGTGAGGAAGGTGGAGATCCTGAGGTTAAAATTTATGCTCCCAAACTCGAGTACATGAGTATCATCAATTACCAATCTGAGAGTTTCATAGTTCAGAGTATTGGTCCTTATGCTAAGGTGAACATCGATCTTCACTTTGATgtagaggaggatgatgatgatgatatgatccTTGGTTTTCTCACAGCCATATCCACAGTCCGTGAAATGACAATCTCTGCTCGAACACTAGAG AAGATCGCTGATTGTTACGGATTAGATCCGCTGCCTCAGTTCTTTAACTTGACTAGCTTGCATGCTTTGTTGCCTGAGTCTTCTTGGGAAATGTTTGCAACGTTTCTTGGTTACTGCCCGAATCTGAACTCACTTGACTTG GAATTCGACGGTCTTCCAGAGACAGAGGAGATTAAAGACTCATTTGTTCCTCAGTGTTTCAAGTCATCTGTCAAGTTTGTTCTATTGAAGATACCTACCATAGTTACAAAGACATCAAGCAAGATGCAGCTAGCAAGATACTTTATAAGGGAGTGTCTAGTTTTGAGTAAACTGATGCTAAATGAAAGTTTCAGAAACGTCATCAATAAAGTCAAAAAGATTCCAAAACGGGTTACAGGGTGTGAAGTTGTCATGCTAAATCCAGCTTACGAGGTTAGTTCTCATGGATCCAGTGTATTGCCAATGATCTACGAAAACATGTTCATTCCAAAAATACTTGATGACTAA
- the LOC104714327 gene encoding COBW domain-containing protein 1 isoform X1 codes for MATLSKLEFATTFLAFTAPRCSTALNYGFSSSAAVPVFSRRRAMAVSFRATQSLFYSPVVNSNRRRRFSSVSASASAPPQTEDSDVVTTKIPPDNRIPATIITGFLGSGKTTLLNHILTKDHGKRIAVIENEYGEVDIDGSLVAAKSVGAEDIVMLNNGCLCCTVRGDLVRMIGELVNKKKGRFDHIVIETTGLANPAPIIQTFYAEEEIFNDVKLDGVVTLVDAKHARLHLDEVKPKGVVNEAVEQIAYADRIIVNKTDLVGEAELASVVQRIKTINSMAQMTRTKYGNVDLDYVLGIGGFDLERIESSVNEDDKGDHHDHDHDHHHDHDHHHHDEHVSDSNTAEHHHHSHDHTHDPGVSSVSIVCEGSLDLDKANMWLGTLLMERSEDIYRMKGLLSVHSMEERFVFQGVHDIFQGSPDRLWGRDEARVNKIVFIGKNLNREELEKGFKACLI; via the exons ATGGCGACGCTATCAAAACTAGAGTTTGCCACGACCTTCCTCGCTTTCACGGCTCCTCGTTGCTCGACAGCCTTGAATTatggcttctcttcttctgcagcCGTCCCGGTTTTCTCCAGGCGCAGAGCTATGGCCGTTTCCTTCAGAGCGACGCAGTCGTTGTTCTATTCCCCGGTGGTTAATTCCAATCGCCGTCGAAGATTCTCATCTGTTTCGGCCTCAGCTTCCGCCCCGCCGCAGACTGAAGATTCCGATGTTGTTACCACTAAGATTCCGCCAGATAACCGGATTCCGGCTACTATAATCACCGGGTTTCTGGGCTCTGGCAAG ACGACATTGCTGAATCATATACTGACCAAAGACCATGGGAAGCGCATTGCCGTGATCGAGAATGAG TATGGTGAAGTTGACATTGATGGTTCACTTGTTGCTGCTAAATCTGTGGGAGCAGAGGATATTGTGATGCTCAACAATGGCTGCCTGTGTTGCACTGTTAGGGGTGATCTTGTGAGGATGATTGGAGAATTAGTCAATAAGAAGAAAGGAAGGTTCGACCATATTGTGATAGAGACTACAG GATTGGCAAACCCTGCACCAATTATCCAAACCTTTTATGCTGAAGAAGAAATTTTCAATGATGTCAAACTGGACGGCGTTGTTACTCTAGTTGATGCTAAGCATGCTCGTTTGCATCTAGATGAGGTCAAACCCAAAGGTGTTGTCAATGAGGCTGTTGAACAAATTGCGTATGCAGATCGTATCATAGTTAATAAG ACTGATCTTGTTGGTGAAGCAGAATTGGCTTCGGTGGTGCAACGCATAAAG ACAATAAATAGCATGGCTCAGATGACGCGTACAAAGTACGGAAATGTTGACTTGGATTATGTTCTTGGGATTGGAGGTTTTGATCTAGAGAG GATCGAAAGCTCTGTGAATGAAGATGACAAAGGAGATCACCATGATCACGACCATGATCATCACCATGATCACGACCACCATCATCACGATGAACATG TCTCTGATTCTAATACGGcagagcatcatcatcattctcatgatcaCACCCATGATCCCGGTGTTTCTTCAGTCAGTATAGTTTGCGAAGGAAGCTTAGACCTTGATAAG GCAAACATGTGGCTCGGGACGTTGCTGATGGAACGTAGTGAGGACATCTACAGAATGAAAGGTCTCCTCTCGGTCCACTCCATGGAGGAGAGATTCGTGTTTCAAGGAGTCCATGACATATTTCAAGGATCACCAGACCGGTTATGGGGAAGAGATGAGGCCAGAGTGAACAAGATTGTCTTCATTGGAAAGAATTTGAACAGGGAAGAGTTAGAGAAGGGTTTTAAAGCTTGCTTGATTTGA
- the LOC104714327 gene encoding COBW domain-containing protein 1 isoform X2 — protein MATLSKLEFATTFLAFTAPRCSTALNYGFSSSAAVPVFSRRRAMAVSFRATQSLFYSPVVNSNRRRRFSSVSASASAPPQTEDSDVVTTKIPPDNRIPATIITGFLGSGKTTLLNHILTKDHGKRIAVIENEYGEVDIDGSLVAAKSVGAEDIVMLNNGCLCCTVRGDLVRMIGELVNKKKGRFDHIVIETTGLANPAPIIQTFYAEEEIFNDVKLDGVVTLVDAKHARLHLDEVKPKGVVNEAVEQIAYADRIIVNKTDLVGEAELASVVQRIKTINSMAQMTRTKYGNVDLDYVLGIGGFDLERIESSVNEDDKGDHHDHDHDHHHDHDHHHHDEHEHHHHSHDHTHDPGVSSVSIVCEGSLDLDKANMWLGTLLMERSEDIYRMKGLLSVHSMEERFVFQGVHDIFQGSPDRLWGRDEARVNKIVFIGKNLNREELEKGFKACLI, from the exons ATGGCGACGCTATCAAAACTAGAGTTTGCCACGACCTTCCTCGCTTTCACGGCTCCTCGTTGCTCGACAGCCTTGAATTatggcttctcttcttctgcagcCGTCCCGGTTTTCTCCAGGCGCAGAGCTATGGCCGTTTCCTTCAGAGCGACGCAGTCGTTGTTCTATTCCCCGGTGGTTAATTCCAATCGCCGTCGAAGATTCTCATCTGTTTCGGCCTCAGCTTCCGCCCCGCCGCAGACTGAAGATTCCGATGTTGTTACCACTAAGATTCCGCCAGATAACCGGATTCCGGCTACTATAATCACCGGGTTTCTGGGCTCTGGCAAG ACGACATTGCTGAATCATATACTGACCAAAGACCATGGGAAGCGCATTGCCGTGATCGAGAATGAG TATGGTGAAGTTGACATTGATGGTTCACTTGTTGCTGCTAAATCTGTGGGAGCAGAGGATATTGTGATGCTCAACAATGGCTGCCTGTGTTGCACTGTTAGGGGTGATCTTGTGAGGATGATTGGAGAATTAGTCAATAAGAAGAAAGGAAGGTTCGACCATATTGTGATAGAGACTACAG GATTGGCAAACCCTGCACCAATTATCCAAACCTTTTATGCTGAAGAAGAAATTTTCAATGATGTCAAACTGGACGGCGTTGTTACTCTAGTTGATGCTAAGCATGCTCGTTTGCATCTAGATGAGGTCAAACCCAAAGGTGTTGTCAATGAGGCTGTTGAACAAATTGCGTATGCAGATCGTATCATAGTTAATAAG ACTGATCTTGTTGGTGAAGCAGAATTGGCTTCGGTGGTGCAACGCATAAAG ACAATAAATAGCATGGCTCAGATGACGCGTACAAAGTACGGAAATGTTGACTTGGATTATGTTCTTGGGATTGGAGGTTTTGATCTAGAGAG GATCGAAAGCTCTGTGAATGAAGATGACAAAGGAGATCACCATGATCACGACCATGATCATCACCATGATCACGACCACCATCATCACGATGAACATG agcatcatcatcattctcatgatcaCACCCATGATCCCGGTGTTTCTTCAGTCAGTATAGTTTGCGAAGGAAGCTTAGACCTTGATAAG GCAAACATGTGGCTCGGGACGTTGCTGATGGAACGTAGTGAGGACATCTACAGAATGAAAGGTCTCCTCTCGGTCCACTCCATGGAGGAGAGATTCGTGTTTCAAGGAGTCCATGACATATTTCAAGGATCACCAGACCGGTTATGGGGAAGAGATGAGGCCAGAGTGAACAAGATTGTCTTCATTGGAAAGAATTTGAACAGGGAAGAGTTAGAGAAGGGTTTTAAAGCTTGCTTGATTTGA